In Pseudomonas fakonensis, one DNA window encodes the following:
- a CDS encoding DUF3800 domain-containing protein, which produces MHLLYLDESGHEKDPNTNFFVMAGFAIFERSTHWLESQISPIAERFNAIDPGSVEFHGSPMFNGKDEWKSFAPADRVQATVDILSLLANQQLGIRVFASVIETSTMPAHQILERSYEAVAHQFDSYLAWMWSKHKNPQRGLVICDKASYEMRLQNLSTLFKHSGHSQGKLRNFAEVPLFLDSKASRLIQMADLIAYWIFRFYQSKDDRGYRLIEPHIYRQGPEQVGLVTAVTPQTVAAMQGPFVHKWPFPQPTGTELVAANATPEVV; this is translated from the coding sequence GTGCATCTGCTTTACTTGGATGAATCCGGGCACGAAAAAGACCCGAATACCAACTTTTTCGTAATGGCTGGTTTTGCGATTTTTGAGCGCTCTACGCATTGGCTCGAAAGTCAGATCAGCCCAATTGCAGAACGGTTTAACGCTATCGACCCCGGAAGTGTTGAGTTCCACGGATCTCCCATGTTCAACGGGAAGGATGAGTGGAAGTCATTTGCGCCGGCGGATCGTGTGCAAGCTACAGTCGACATCCTGTCACTCCTAGCTAATCAACAACTGGGTATCCGGGTTTTCGCATCCGTGATCGAAACCTCGACCATGCCAGCCCATCAAATACTTGAGCGTTCTTACGAAGCGGTGGCTCATCAATTTGATAGTTATCTGGCATGGATGTGGTCAAAGCACAAAAATCCCCAACGGGGCCTCGTAATCTGCGACAAGGCCTCCTACGAAATGCGACTCCAGAACCTGTCTACCCTTTTCAAACATTCCGGCCACAGCCAAGGCAAATTGCGAAATTTCGCAGAAGTACCGCTTTTCTTGGACTCAAAAGCCTCACGCTTGATTCAGATGGCCGACCTCATAGCATACTGGATTTTCAGATTCTACCAATCGAAGGATGATCGTGGCTATCGACTTATTGAGCCGCATATTTATCGTCAGGGCCCGGAGCAAGTAGGACTCGTCACAGCTGTTACGCCTCAGACAGTTGCCGCTATGCAGGGCCCTTTCGTTCACAAATGGCCATTCCCTCAGCCCACAGGAACTGAGCTAGTAGCAGCAAACGCTACTCCGGAAGTCGTATAA
- a CDS encoding DUF3606 domain-containing protein — MPDNKHITHPTDAQRIDIHDPQEVRNWCTSLDCTEAELKDAVEAVGTWADHVRTHLGK, encoded by the coding sequence ATGCCTGACAATAAGCACATTACTCACCCCACCGATGCACAGCGTATCGACATCCACGATCCCCAGGAGGTCAGGAACTGGTGCACCTCGCTCGACTGCACCGAGGCTGAACTGAAAGACGCTGTTGAAGCGGTGGGCACCTGGGCCGACCACGTACGCACCCACCTGGGCAAGTGA
- a CDS encoding AbiJ-NTD4 domain-containing protein — protein MREPFSKRNGYANVQEAEITVREDAPDELRGFIPQLTYECGLSPNGLRAIVCKALRKQPDRNNWTEYPNVANEVEDLLLDCKWYKVYDIIERIVDDLGERSYRAENYDHFQNELNEFFVEGGIGWQIVEGQIQMRGPESFEAVLANAKQTAQTFGHPTAANELHQAISDLSRRPEPDPTGAIQHAIASLECVARHITGDPKANLGMILKRHRTMLPAPLDEAVAMAWGYASEHGRHLREGRNPTFQEAELLVGLSAALSNYIIKKAQPASPKDEDEFF, from the coding sequence ATGCGGGAACCTTTTTCCAAGCGAAACGGATACGCCAACGTCCAGGAAGCGGAGATCACCGTTCGAGAAGATGCCCCGGATGAACTCCGCGGGTTCATTCCGCAGTTGACCTACGAATGCGGCCTCAGCCCAAACGGTCTGCGCGCTATTGTTTGCAAAGCCCTGCGCAAGCAGCCTGACCGCAACAACTGGACGGAATATCCTAACGTCGCAAACGAAGTCGAAGACCTGCTTCTGGACTGTAAATGGTACAAGGTCTACGACATCATCGAGCGCATCGTGGATGACCTTGGCGAGCGAAGCTACCGCGCCGAAAATTATGATCATTTCCAAAACGAGCTCAATGAGTTTTTCGTGGAAGGTGGTATTGGCTGGCAGATCGTCGAGGGGCAGATCCAGATGCGTGGCCCCGAGTCCTTCGAGGCAGTGCTCGCCAACGCGAAGCAAACCGCACAAACGTTCGGCCACCCCACTGCCGCCAACGAATTGCACCAAGCCATCTCAGACCTGTCACGTCGCCCCGAGCCCGACCCTACCGGCGCGATCCAGCATGCGATCGCTTCACTGGAATGCGTGGCCCGACACATCACCGGGGATCCCAAAGCGAACCTTGGGATGATCCTTAAACGGCACAGGACAATGTTGCCTGCACCGCTGGACGAGGCAGTTGCCATGGCCTGGGGATACGCTTCCGAGCACGGGCGCCATCTTAGGGAGGGCCGCAACCCCACCTTCCAAGAAGCGGAGCTGCTAGTAGGGCTATCTGCCGCCCTCAGTAACTACATCATCAAAAAGGCGCAACCCGCCTCACCAAAGGATGAGGACGAGTTCTTCTAG
- a CDS encoding AAA family ATPase — protein MDKRVIFAVAGSGKTTHLISQLSLDRRALLITYTENNYRHLRNSIIKKFGLLPPNIALMTYFGFLHAFCFRPIGQMQFSTRGLNFKRPPDLRLPLNNMARYRDSKGRLYHNRLAKLIEIKGLLPAVRTRIERFYDAVYVDEVQDFAGHDFNLLLEVSAAQADMLFVGDFYQHTFDTSRDGSVNRTLHDDLGRYEKKFRDAGITVDKQTLSKSWRCGTTVCELIRVHLQIDIGAHEDRATEIVNVDTQTLADQLHADQSVVKLFYEQHYKYGCYSQNWGASKGQDHYQDVCVILGAKAWKQYLSGTLHESVAQTRNKLYVAFSRARGSVYVAPDKLFKAYKI, from the coding sequence ATGGATAAGAGAGTGATCTTTGCGGTAGCCGGCTCAGGCAAAACCACCCACCTGATCAGCCAGCTCAGCCTCGACAGGCGAGCGTTGCTCATCACCTACACCGAGAACAACTACCGCCATCTGCGCAACAGCATCATCAAGAAATTCGGCCTCCTTCCGCCGAATATTGCGCTGATGACTTACTTCGGTTTTCTGCATGCCTTCTGCTTCCGTCCGATCGGGCAGATGCAGTTTTCTACACGCGGTCTGAATTTCAAAAGGCCGCCGGATTTAAGGCTCCCACTTAACAACATGGCGCGGTACCGCGACTCCAAAGGTCGTCTCTACCACAATCGCCTGGCCAAGCTGATCGAGATCAAGGGCCTCCTCCCCGCTGTGAGAACTCGAATCGAACGTTTCTACGATGCGGTCTACGTAGACGAGGTTCAGGATTTCGCCGGCCATGACTTCAACCTACTGCTGGAAGTGTCAGCCGCCCAGGCTGACATGCTATTTGTGGGCGATTTCTACCAACACACCTTCGACACCAGCCGCGACGGCTCGGTCAATCGTACGCTGCATGACGATCTGGGGCGTTACGAGAAAAAATTCAGGGATGCAGGCATCACGGTCGACAAGCAAACCTTGAGCAAAAGCTGGCGATGCGGCACCACCGTTTGTGAGCTCATCCGAGTGCATCTGCAGATCGATATCGGCGCCCATGAGGATCGGGCCACCGAGATCGTCAACGTCGATACGCAGACGCTGGCTGATCAGTTGCATGCCGATCAGTCAGTGGTGAAGCTGTTCTACGAACAGCACTACAAGTACGGCTGCTATTCACAGAACTGGGGAGCCAGCAAAGGGCAGGATCACTACCAGGATGTGTGTGTCATCCTCGGTGCCAAGGCATGGAAGCAATACCTTTCAGGGACGCTCCATGAGTCCGTTGCCCAAACCCGCAACAAGCTTTATGTGGCCTTCTCACGGGCTCGCGGTAGCGTCTATGTGGCGCCTGACAAGCTCTTCAAAGCGTATAAAATTTAG
- a CDS encoding ATP-dependent nuclease — protein sequence MPAIKKLTLQNFKKFGSLTLDFEDDVNVLIGDNETGKSSVLLALDLALSASRSRVETIGYESLLSQAAVRTFLQGPRTLDLLPEVVVDVAIEEGDAPGLHGTQNLTGVMTDGIQMKIAPLLEEYGPTIIDLLREDPDNFPYEYYAVRFSTFAGEPHVSYRRPVKHLMLDSSRIDSEYAAREYTRTVFSFNAQPPQRFNLENRYRRGKEAFRDTELAALNADLGNFQFAVRTSIRSNLETDLIITKDGIPIENRGKGEQCFIKTEFALRKHDAKELNALLLEEPENHLSHTKMKQLVEQLAETAGTQLFIATHSSHISSRLDLRHALLLGSDQKAGRLKALTQSTANFFMKAPDNNVLEFALSHKVILVEGDAEFILIEEMYKRATNGRTPQADGVHIISIGGTSFKRYLELGKLLGIKVAAIRDNDGNHQQHCVDNYDGCLYDHARIFADPDNTRSTFEIGLYQDNQALCDVLFGGTRKTLTVQEYMLKNKADAAFELLTQMTAELTTPQYIQDAIAWIRE from the coding sequence ATGCCCGCAATCAAGAAACTGACGCTCCAAAACTTCAAAAAATTCGGCTCGTTGACGCTCGATTTTGAAGACGACGTGAACGTACTGATTGGTGATAACGAGACGGGCAAAAGCAGCGTTCTGCTTGCTCTGGATCTGGCCCTGAGTGCAAGCCGCAGCCGGGTAGAAACCATTGGCTATGAATCCCTGCTGTCACAGGCTGCCGTGCGTACATTCCTTCAAGGGCCGCGCACGCTAGACCTACTTCCTGAAGTAGTCGTTGACGTAGCTATCGAAGAAGGCGATGCACCGGGTCTGCATGGCACGCAAAACCTAACCGGTGTCATGACCGACGGCATTCAGATGAAGATTGCCCCGCTGCTCGAAGAATACGGCCCGACGATCATCGACCTGCTGCGCGAAGATCCAGACAACTTCCCCTACGAGTATTACGCAGTAAGGTTCAGCACCTTCGCCGGCGAGCCCCATGTCAGCTATCGGCGCCCGGTGAAACACCTGATGCTGGACAGCTCGCGCATCGACAGTGAGTACGCCGCACGCGAGTACACCCGAACCGTCTTCAGCTTCAATGCTCAACCACCCCAGCGCTTCAACCTTGAAAACCGCTATCGCCGCGGCAAAGAAGCATTCCGTGACACCGAGCTTGCCGCACTCAATGCAGACCTGGGCAACTTTCAATTCGCGGTCAGAACCAGCATCCGCTCGAATCTGGAAACAGACTTGATCATCACCAAGGATGGCATTCCGATCGAAAACCGAGGCAAGGGGGAGCAGTGCTTCATCAAGACTGAGTTCGCATTGCGAAAGCACGATGCCAAGGAGCTCAATGCCCTGCTGCTGGAGGAACCCGAAAACCACCTCAGCCACACCAAGATGAAGCAGTTGGTCGAGCAGCTTGCCGAAACTGCCGGCACGCAGTTGTTCATCGCGACTCACAGCAGCCACATCAGCTCACGGCTCGACCTGCGGCATGCCCTCCTGCTGGGCAGCGATCAGAAGGCAGGGCGTCTTAAAGCGCTGACCCAAAGCACCGCTAATTTCTTCATGAAGGCACCTGATAATAACGTCCTGGAGTTCGCCCTCTCGCACAAGGTGATCCTGGTTGAAGGCGATGCCGAATTCATCCTTATCGAGGAAATGTACAAGCGGGCCACCAATGGCCGCACGCCACAGGCCGACGGCGTGCACATCATATCCATCGGTGGTACAAGCTTTAAGCGCTACCTTGAGCTCGGAAAACTCCTGGGCATCAAGGTGGCCGCAATCCGCGACAACGACGGAAACCATCAGCAGCACTGTGTCGACAACTACGACGGCTGCTTGTACGACCATGCTCGGATCTTCGCCGATCCTGACAACACCCGTTCGACGTTCGAAATCGGTCTGTACCAGGACAACCAGGCCCTCTGCGATGTGCTGTTCGGTGGCACCCGCAAAACGCTGACCGTTCAGGAGTACATGCTCAAGAACAAGGCAGACGCGGCCTTTGAGCTACTGACGCAGATGACTGCTGAGCTCACCACACCTCAATACATCCAGGATGCGATCGCATGGATAAGAGAGTGA
- a CDS encoding DEAD/DEAH box helicase has translation MWSQGWTSLRDAQEWAVPALVDADRDVIIAASTAAGKTEAAFLPILTNLLNHADPAGAVLYISPLKALINDQWDRLSRLCERLELPVVAWHGDVAASKKQRFLKSPHGILLITPESLEALFVNRGSSLPGLLQNLRYIVVDELHAFIGSERGKQLQSLMQRVEILTGKALPRIGLSATLGDMSLACIFLRPGQPDGVTIVESKSSGQELQVQVRGYIEQPMQQVAARPRPAIPADQQPAEDEPEENTSGSKVAIASHLYKVLRGHNNLIFPNRRQEVEWFADRLRALCEQDGVPNEFWPHHGSLSKELREDAERALKAGDPPASAVCTTTLELGIDIGNIRAVAQVGCPPSVASLRQRLGRSGRRPGEPATLRVYCRESPLTDQSSLSDQLREGLVQTVAMIRLLIAGWFEPPRAQGVHASTLVQQCLSSIAQLGGASAQQLWSNLVASGSFGSVSKFDLMSLLKSMGEKELIVQDSSGLLLPGELGERLINHYEFYTAFTSDEEFRLLRDGKPLGSLPVSRPLSKGQRIIFGGRRWQVQDVDLEAKVIVVSPARGGVAPQFEGLGAQVHDRVRLEMKNVLMETAPCPFLDKQAQALLHEARLTFQAMGLESSQLISSESSTQLLTWQGDYTNDALALLLNHVGIQTDNRGLSLEIAFNEEDTLRALRTVSRLNPEDIAPMLDNVENMTREKWDWALPRSLLMKSFASSHLNIKDAILLARKFSAGENLTL, from the coding sequence ATCTGGTCTCAAGGGTGGACATCGTTGCGGGACGCTCAGGAATGGGCTGTTCCCGCGCTGGTTGATGCTGACCGTGATGTGATCATCGCGGCATCTACTGCAGCCGGTAAAACAGAGGCCGCGTTTCTACCCATCCTAACCAACCTTCTCAATCACGCTGATCCTGCTGGAGCGGTGCTCTACATCAGCCCGCTGAAGGCTTTGATCAACGATCAGTGGGACAGATTGAGTAGACTCTGCGAACGCTTGGAGCTACCGGTGGTAGCCTGGCATGGCGATGTTGCAGCCAGTAAGAAACAACGTTTCCTCAAGTCGCCGCACGGCATCCTGCTGATTACACCAGAGTCACTGGAAGCGCTGTTCGTGAATCGTGGTTCCAGCCTGCCCGGGCTTCTCCAGAACCTGCGCTACATCGTCGTAGATGAGCTTCATGCCTTCATTGGCAGTGAACGTGGAAAGCAGCTTCAGTCGCTGATGCAGCGCGTTGAAATCTTGACTGGCAAAGCACTCCCGCGGATTGGACTGTCTGCCACGTTGGGTGACATGTCCTTGGCGTGTATCTTTCTCAGGCCTGGCCAGCCCGATGGCGTCACCATTGTCGAGTCAAAATCCTCTGGGCAGGAACTCCAGGTACAGGTTCGCGGATATATCGAACAACCCATGCAGCAAGTTGCAGCGCGTCCGCGCCCTGCAATTCCAGCCGATCAGCAACCAGCAGAGGATGAACCGGAAGAGAATACATCCGGTTCAAAGGTCGCAATCGCCAGCCATTTGTACAAGGTGCTGAGAGGACACAACAATCTTATCTTTCCGAACCGACGGCAAGAGGTCGAATGGTTCGCCGACCGATTACGCGCGTTGTGTGAGCAGGACGGTGTGCCCAATGAGTTCTGGCCCCACCATGGCAGCCTCTCCAAAGAACTGCGTGAAGATGCGGAACGCGCCCTGAAAGCGGGTGATCCTCCTGCCTCCGCGGTCTGTACCACTACGCTGGAGCTAGGCATCGACATCGGAAACATCCGAGCTGTGGCGCAGGTGGGCTGCCCGCCATCAGTGGCCAGCCTACGTCAACGGCTAGGTCGATCCGGGCGCCGCCCTGGAGAACCTGCGACGCTGCGCGTTTATTGCCGTGAAAGCCCACTGACGGATCAATCCAGTTTGTCTGATCAGCTTCGAGAAGGCCTGGTACAAACCGTCGCGATGATTCGACTGCTGATTGCCGGCTGGTTCGAGCCGCCCCGAGCACAAGGAGTTCATGCCTCGACCCTGGTTCAGCAGTGCCTCTCCTCCATTGCGCAACTTGGCGGCGCAAGTGCGCAGCAGCTCTGGAGCAACCTGGTTGCGAGCGGTAGCTTTGGCAGCGTATCCAAGTTCGACCTGATGTCTCTGCTCAAGAGCATGGGCGAGAAAGAGCTTATCGTTCAGGACAGTTCGGGCCTTCTACTCCCCGGCGAGCTGGGCGAGCGCCTTATCAACCACTATGAGTTCTACACCGCGTTTACCAGCGACGAAGAGTTCCGTCTGCTGCGAGATGGAAAACCGTTGGGATCGTTGCCGGTTAGCCGTCCACTGTCCAAAGGACAGCGCATCATCTTTGGTGGTCGTCGATGGCAGGTGCAGGATGTTGACCTCGAAGCGAAAGTGATCGTGGTTTCGCCGGCGCGCGGTGGCGTTGCCCCGCAATTTGAAGGTCTCGGAGCTCAGGTGCACGACCGCGTCAGGCTTGAGATGAAAAATGTGCTGATGGAAACGGCTCCCTGCCCTTTCCTGGACAAGCAAGCGCAGGCACTTCTTCATGAAGCCAGACTGACGTTCCAGGCCATGGGCCTAGAAAGCTCGCAGTTGATTAGCTCTGAGAGCAGTACTCAGCTCCTGACATGGCAAGGTGACTACACCAACGATGCACTGGCTTTGCTCCTGAATCATGTCGGTATTCAGACTGACAATCGTGGGCTATCGCTTGAGATCGCTTTCAACGAAGAGGACACGCTCCGAGCGCTTCGTACTGTGAGCAGACTCAACCCGGAAGACATCGCACCCATGCTCGACAATGTTGAGAACATGACTCGTGAAAAGTGGGACTGGGCGCTTCCCCGCTCACTATTGATGAAATCGTTCGCCTCAAGTCATCTCAACATCAAAGACGCAATCCTGCTAGCAAGAAAATTCAGCGCAGGTGAGAACCTGACTTTATAA